A part of Capsicum annuum cultivar UCD-10X-F1 chromosome 6, UCD10Xv1.1, whole genome shotgun sequence genomic DNA contains:
- the LOC107873401 gene encoding beta-carotene hydroxylase 2, chloroplastic isoform X1 produces MAAARISFSSTSRTSYYRHSPFLGPKPTPTTPSVYPITPFSPNLGSILRCRRRPSFTVCFVLEDDKFKTQFEAGEEDIEMKIEEQISATRLAEKLARKKSERFTYLVAAVMSSFGITSMAVMAVYYRFYWQMEGGEVPFSEMFGTFALSVGAAVGMEFWARWAHKALWHASLWHMHEGLGITVFGMAYMFVHDGLVHKRFPVGPVANVPYLRKVAAAHSLHHSEKFNGVPYGLFLGPKELEEVGGLEELEKEVNRRTRYIKGS; encoded by the exons ATGGCCGCCGCCAGAATTTCATTCTCGTCCACCTCCCGTACAAGTTATTACCGCCATAGCCCATTTCTCGGCCCAAAACCCACTCCAACAACCCCATCAGTGTACCCCATAACTCCGTTTTCTCCTAATCTCGGCTCAATTCTGAGGTGTAGAAGGAGACCCAGCTTCACTGTTTGCTTTGTTCTTGAGGATGACAAGTTCAAAACCCAATTTGAGGCTGGGGAAGAAGATATTGAAATGAAGATTGAAGAGCAGATCTCAGCGACGCGTTTGGCGGAGAAATTGGCTAGGAAGAAATCGGAGAGGTTTACTTATCTTGTTGCTGCGGTTATGTCTAGTTTTGGGATTACTTCCATGGCTGTTATGGCGGTTTATTACAGATTTTACTGGCAAATGGAG GGTGGAGAAGTTCCTTTTTCCGAAATGTTTGGCACATTTGCTCTCTCTGTTGGTGCTGCT GTAGGAATGGAGTTTTGGGCTAGGTGGGCACATAAAGCGCTATGGCACGCCTCTTTATGGCACATGCACGAG GGGTTAGGGATCACAGTATTTGGGATGGCATACATGTTCGTTCATGATGGTTTGGTTCACAAGAGATTCCCTGTTGGACCTGTAGCTAATGTACCTTATCTTAGGAAGGTGGCTGCAGCTCATTCG CTTCATCATTCAGAGAAGTTCAACGGTGTCCCTTATGGCTTGTTCTTAGGACCTAAG GAACTGGAAGAAGTAGGGGGGCTGGAAGAGTTGGAAAAGGAAGTGAATCGAAGGACAAGATATATAAAAGGATCATGA
- the LOC107873401 gene encoding beta-carotene hydroxylase 2, chloroplastic — MAAARISFSSTSRTSYYRHSPFLGPKPTPTTPSVYPITPFSPNLGSILRCRRRPSFTVCFVLEDDKFKTQFEAGEEDIEMKIEEQISATRLAEKLARKKSERFTYLVAAVMSSFGITSMAVMAVYYRFYWQMEGGEVPFSEMFGTFALSVGAAVGMEFWARWAHKALWHASLWHMHESHHKPREGPFELNDVFAIINAVPAIALLDYGFFHKGLIPGLCFGAGLGITVFGMAYMFVHDGLVHKRFPVGPVANVPYLRKVAAAHSLHHSEKFNGVPYGLFLGPKELEEVGGLEELEKEVNRRTRYIKGS, encoded by the exons ATGGCCGCCGCCAGAATTTCATTCTCGTCCACCTCCCGTACAAGTTATTACCGCCATAGCCCATTTCTCGGCCCAAAACCCACTCCAACAACCCCATCAGTGTACCCCATAACTCCGTTTTCTCCTAATCTCGGCTCAATTCTGAGGTGTAGAAGGAGACCCAGCTTCACTGTTTGCTTTGTTCTTGAGGATGACAAGTTCAAAACCCAATTTGAGGCTGGGGAAGAAGATATTGAAATGAAGATTGAAGAGCAGATCTCAGCGACGCGTTTGGCGGAGAAATTGGCTAGGAAGAAATCGGAGAGGTTTACTTATCTTGTTGCTGCGGTTATGTCTAGTTTTGGGATTACTTCCATGGCTGTTATGGCGGTTTATTACAGATTTTACTGGCAAATGGAG GGTGGAGAAGTTCCTTTTTCCGAAATGTTTGGCACATTTGCTCTCTCTGTTGGTGCTGCT GTAGGAATGGAGTTTTGGGCTAGGTGGGCACATAAAGCGCTATGGCACGCCTCTTTATGGCACATGCACGAG TCACACCACAAACCAAGAGAAGGACCTTTCGAGCTGAACGATGTTTTTGCCATAATCAATGCTGTTCCAGCTATAGCCCTCCTTGACTATGGTTTCTTCCATAAAGGCCTCATTCCCGGCCTCTGCTTCGGCGCT GGGTTAGGGATCACAGTATTTGGGATGGCATACATGTTCGTTCATGATGGTTTGGTTCACAAGAGATTCCCTGTTGGACCTGTAGCTAATGTACCTTATCTTAGGAAGGTGGCTGCAGCTCATTCG CTTCATCATTCAGAGAAGTTCAACGGTGTCCCTTATGGCTTGTTCTTAGGACCTAAG GAACTGGAAGAAGTAGGGGGGCTGGAAGAGTTGGAAAAGGAAGTGAATCGAAGGACAAGATATATAAAAGGATCATGA